The Punica granatum isolate Tunisia-2019 chromosome 4, ASM765513v2, whole genome shotgun sequence sequence CTAAGTGAATCTAATGTGGCATTTCCGTTCGGCGTTTGTTTCCCTTAAGTAAAGGCTTCGAGTTCGAATcttgtgaatgtagaaaatttatactttgagagctttaccccttagGAGGACGACCCGGCCACTGGATCAGTCGAGACCCTATTGGGCTTCCAGATATTAGgattcacatcgaaaaaataataattgtcaTGGCCCCAACCACATGGCTTAAAATGCTCAgtttttgaataaaattttctaagattttttagttttaaaaaataaattttgattttttttaaatatatagatatagatttataggaccattcattatttttttcgattttggAGCTATcttcaaaagaaaattctttcatttttattttttaaatcttttaatatatatatatatatatatatatatatacattttcttCCTCGCAACTCGTCAATTTGTTCTCCGTAAATTTGGCTGACTtaattcaaattaagaaaaaaaatgacacaTGTAAAGTTAAAGCTGGACCTTATCTTCTaaacatatacatgtatatatatattccgaTTCTAAGAAATAGGGTGGAGGCAAAATATTGGATGGTAAATTCATCAGATGAGAGGAAAACACGTAAGGACGTGAATAAATTCGGCATTCCAATTATATACACCTCATCTCTTCCCAATTTTGTCAATGTGAGATTTGCCTCGAGTGTATACAAGCCCAATCAATTTgcacggaaaaaaaaaaccttaatTGGTCAGTACGCTGCTGACTATTGAATTGGTTTGAATTGTTCTTGATTGTTGAAGAAGAAAGGTCATCCATGTGCATGTTACGAAAATTCTAGGATGGAAAATATTCCAAGTGAAAGTTTAAACCTTCATTAGCTATTTCAATGGTTGGAATTGGacttaaaaaatttcaccTTAGAACCGTAAGAGACTGAAATTTCGAAAATTTGATTTCCCAACTGATTGTGTTGTAGACTATTCCATATACTAGCACTAGCACAGATGAAGACGATTCCAATAACAATATCTTTGACCCATTTGATCCGACGTTCATGTCGATTGCATACTCATCACTTTGGCGCTTCTTTCACCTTCAATGGTTTTTCATAGAAGACAAGACGATTGAGGCTTTTCAATTTTACACAGCTCATCTTTTCCATAATTTCTAGGACATTTTCTCCCAcgtaaaaattttgacttgCAAGTCGAGTTCTTCCGAGTTGTCTGGTAAAGGTCTATTATCATACGCACAGGCCACAGCACGCATTGCATACATGAATTTCAGAGTTGTTGTTTCCCCTATAATCTTCGAGGTCGATAAACCTATATGAACTTCGTACTGAAAGCAGGCACTTTGGTTTTATTCCCTATCATATCAGAGTAGGTATTCTAACCTCATCATCGGCCAAGGCTTCAGttgcatcttaatttcaagatgctattatataaaaataacctAGGAAACAATGTTCACGCGAATAACAAATGCTATGCATTCTACCAAATAGACATTATAAACATtagggtttttacctaaaatggcccataaTTTACCCATTTTGTCATATCTAtcatatgttatttttttatcaaatctatcacatggtttactttttgcatcaaatctatcccagcgttatcttttccgttgacatctaacggtcgtgctgacgtggcacgtggagagatagtgagTCATacttgccacgtgggcgccacgtcagtatggccgttagatgtcgacagaaaagataactccgagatagatttgatgcaaaaagtaaaccatgtgatagatttaacaaaaaaaacatatgatagatttgacaaaacaggTAAACTATatgtcattttaggtaaattcccCTCAACATTATAAATTGTTAGCGAGAGCTGAATAAGATAAAATCACGTTAACAAGCAAATATTTACTCTACTCTTATGAAAAATGCAAACAGGGCCAGCCCAAGCTATAGGCGAGTGAAGCCTTCGAGTGACGTTCGGGTCCACAAAGTCCCTTATTTCAAGTTCCAATTATGGCCTCAATTTTTGGTCCGGTAAGGCCTACATGTATGACTCATGGAGTTCCCAcgatacatataataaatcaaGCTCCCATTAATTATCTAACAACCCAATTTATCTCACACTTTccaataattacttatttatttctttaatctCTCTCAATTACTTCCTCATAGCTCCTCTAACGTTGAGATTGGAGTTTTGGAAAGATTACACAATTAGTtgttttctaaataaataatcaatccAACGATgatcaaattaataattattaacaGTAAACTAAACCTATTCATTTTGTccattcaaattaatttactCATTCTAATTGGTCCAGATTTTTAAGTATTCATTCAATTAATTCATCTAACATCCATATTGTTTTTCAATTGAAGTCCAACGACTATTTTGATATCATTGAAAAAACCAATTttgttcctttattttttcactttaaattttctaacatGTTATGAACATAGAAAAGTTAGAcgaaattgattataaaaatctAATTAGTAATTTTGCATCTTACTTAGAGGAGGAAGTAATTTTATATCTCAAaaagttaaataataaaattttcataaaagtttatattaatctcgctaaataaataaaaggtccCTTTTTACTGTTTCGATTTACGCCCCAATTTTCCTTGACCGGCCCCACTGGACCACTCTTGGCACGGCGAGGCTAGATCCGGCCTCGTCGGTGCCTTATCCAGCTGGCACCAAGGAGATTTGGCCCTGGGGAGGCGCGCGACAAACCCTTGGCAAGCCATCCTCCCCAGGTTGAGCCCATAGAGCCTCTGTGACCCTTGCCGTTGGTCCAATCGACCTTGAGGTGAGATCGCTATGAGCTCGCAAGCCCAGGGCTAGCCGCCTTGGTCATCGGGGAAGCTCGGCCTGGGGAGGATGGCCTGCCTAGGGTTTGTCACACGCCTCCCCAAGGCAAATGTCCCCCATGCCGGAGATATTTGGCGACGACAAGGCCATATCTGGTCTCACCGTGCCGAGGCTGGTGCGGTGAGATTGGTCGGACGTCCTATAGTTGATGGCTTGGGGCAGTGGCAGTGGTTCTGCCGGGAGAGGTCGGATGTCCTATAGTTAAgggtattttttttctatctagatctttattattatattccGTGCTAGTTTCAAAATCCAACCAAACACAGATTTTGAattagaatttcaattttattaccCTCCAATTATATTCTTAGTCAATTCTAATCCCCTCTAATTCAATTCCACCGAACCAAATGCCACGTGAGAGTTTGCTAATGGGGCTCTCACGATATCGCAActcaacttttatatattgtaacaGAATAGATGAGAAGGGAATCATGGATAAACTTCAATGACAGATCGTAAACCCAATATAGGACGCATCACGTAATCGCTAAAACCGGCATGCGCGAAGAGCTTGGCCCACTCCTCTTTGTTTCTTTCGAATCCCAGGACGTTTATCATGACTACGTCGGCCAAGAGCTGTGTTTCCTTAATATTCTCATCTCCTACGGTTGGGTCGTCCATCACCGTCTCTATAATGATCAGCTTCCCTCCCTCCTCTTTTCTTGGTATAGCTTCCTTGCACTTCTTCAGTATTTTTACGCTCTCTTCGTCAGTCCAGTCATGCAATATCCACTGTATAAATAATCCAAGTCAGCAGAATCTCAAAATTGACAATCCAGAGCAAATTAGGCAAATCAATACTAATTAATTGCCAGCAAGTACATATCTCTggttgttatttttctttttttttttttcggataCAAAAGTGAGACCATGGCTCTAGAAAGGAATACAGAGGAGATATTACccacaaaataaaaaggaatacATAGGAGAAGGAAAAGATTATCTTGTTACCATCAATTACTAAAAACTTGCCGTAATAGAAAATAAAGGCGCATAGCTACTCCCAGTAGAGAGATTGAACCGAGGATTTGTTGGTAAGAGATCAGGGGTACTGATTCCATTGCACAAGACCCCCAGCCCCTTTCTCGGAAATTAGTTTcttttggtttttctttttcctatttaTAAGCCGATTAAGTGATAGGAAAAAGAACGAGTAACAAAATAGTCCGCTTGTCCTCGCATTACACAGGCTTTTACgttgatatattttaattaatattttatgcaATATGTTTTACAAGTACAATGAAATGATGACTTGTAATAAATTCCTTCTGTTGGTCGAGAAAACTATTTGGATGGCGACTTGTAGTTTAATTGtcaatcatttttcttttttaagattttaattaatactTTGTAAATTCAATATACAAATTTGTAGTAATTACAGATGgcatgaaatatataataataacgaAGAATAGTTTTAATACTTCTTATACGTCAAATAGTTGATTGCCTGTAGAAAAACATTCACCGCTGAAATATATAATGTTGTATATTATACaatcaattataaaattatgcaaGTGACGGGAGAATATTTCCAAATTGGaacttgaaaataatatgaaaaaaaaaagtttacaTAACTTGAAACATAATAtgatgaaaaaatattaaaataacttgaaaaataataggaagaaaaaatgttgaaataCAACATTATTGAaatctatttttattatttttattattttcaacttATTTGTAGATACTTTACTCTATTTTTCACCTTATCAATTTGCCataagttattttttattttccttgaaCTTTTTGTGTGAGAAATCCcttatgtatttatataatttaagaTTTGAACCAAATAATAAGACTGAAGCATGTCAAATATAAACTagaataaattaaaagatatcctatcaatattttttttttaagagaaCTTGATCAACTTATAAGAATAGTGTTCTAGAAACGCATACAGATTGAAAGGTATTCACATAAACAAGTGCGCCTAATACTAAATcaataaatcaaataaaaattggtAAAATAAAactgaataataaaaatctaacaaatgaaagaaaatgaaacaaaaggAATTGACTTTTGGGGAGCCAAAGACAATGTTTAGTAAGCACCATTGTTCTTCCAATGTACAAATTATTGAAATCATTGTTATTATTACCACGGACTCAAAACAAAATCTACtaagaattttgaaatatgtacaaaataattattaggtAATTTGTATGTATATGTTTTAATGCGCCGAACATGAAGGAATAATAAACCACGACTTGATGGTTTATCGAGAAAACTTGTGTGGAAACTCCTAATCGAAGGAATTGGAGACTCTCATGAAATTATTCtaaattatgatatatattgatttagtGATCCTATATATCAATCGTATTCTATGCTCGTAGATTGATGATACGTTCTTGAAGTTCATCCCAcgataaagaaaaatatgtgCATGGCGCGCATAGTACGTACCTTTAAAAGAATTGCATCAGCGGGTGGGATTTTCTCATTAAACATGTCCCCTCCAACATACTTCAAGTTCCTAGTCCCTTGCAGACCGGCCACCACATGCGGGAGATCGAACACGGTGCACTCCATATGCGGGAAAGCATCTGCGATCGCCTTGCCTGTCTCCCCGGTCCCGCCCCCTACATCCACGAGCGACTTCAACCCTTCAAACGCCCACTTGCAGTGGTCCGTCAACACCCTTGCAACCAACCGAGAATCGCTAGCCATGGCACCGTTAAATAGGCACCCCAACTCGGGATTTCTGGCCACAAGATCCCAGGCTTTCAGTCCATGAGCCGTCTCTACCGGGGAAAGATCATCATTTTGGAACCAGGAACTCAAACAATCCATCGACTTAATCGAAACGGGATCGAGCATGAACCGCACAAATGGTTCCAAATTGACAGGATTGTCTCTGAGGAGGAGTTCGGATGCACTGTTGAGCGAATAGGCCTCCTCATCCTCGTGAGCACCTCCTCTTTTTCTGATCTGCAGCTCGAAGAAGCCCCAGTGGACGAGTACACGCATAACGCGGTACAGGCAACGAGCCTTCCCGGGGCAGACCGGGATTGCTTCCACAAGCTGCTTAAAGGTCATGGGTCCACCGTGGCTTTGAATTGCGTCAGGTATGCCGAGTTCTAAGGAGCATTTCAAGCACATTGAACTGACATAGCTGTAGCAATGCTTCCATATGTGGGCCTGAGCTTGAAGAAGTTGCACGGGCATTGCTTTCTCCGCTCCATCATTAGATGAAAATGAACCCATTAGATGTACTCACCGATTGACTAGCGGAGAGGGGCTCTCAAAAACTTTTATCCCAAAGGCAAACAGAGAGCAAGCTAGTGATCATAGAAAGTGCGAGATTCACAAGGAAAGTAATATATAGCTTAGTACTCAACTTGCGATGTCCATCCGCAATctatgtacatacatataatatatatatatatatatatatatgaaaacaaaacCTTTGAGTCGAATTGTCACGCCCCTACGTCATAAAAAACGGAAAAGGGAACTCTCATCAtcatttataaatttgaaaaaacatTATATGAAATGTTCTTTTTTAGCACCAAAATATATCAACTATACAATGTATACATCTATAAGTCCAAAATATATCAATGgaagatagatatatattcaatttatACATATGTGcaaaccaatatatatatatatgtgtgtgtatatcaATTCTTTCAATAATATTTTGCATTGccaaataagtaaaaaatatattaacataatatatatatatatagaatatacatataactccaaaatatacatatatattcaatatatacataagcccaaccatatatatatatatatatatatatatatatatatattgcgcTATATAAGTAGAAAGGATGTTTTAAAATCATTCTACAAATGGGTTATTATGTCATATATTTCATAATATCACCGGTTTCTCAAATCCATcacatggttttaattttttctcaaatctattatGGGGCAAAAGGCGATAGTGGCAAGAATGTCCCACTTATGTTCCACATCAGTAACAATGTTAAATTTTAATAGAGAAGTTAACaccatgatagatttggaaccaaaTGTAAACTATGGGTATTTCTGAGTAATTTTTAAACCATGTGATGGATTTGAGAAACTGGTGATACAATAGGATATCTGATGTAATAACTCATTccagaaatatatatgcatatctGTTAATTCTGTTATTTAACCTTATgatctttatctatatatatatatatatatagtaccaAAAATCTGAATTCATGAATTTGAAGCACAGCGTCAACGAATAAAGGTAACTATGCCATCTCCTTTCCATTAACCAAATTGGATATGTGCCTAGAAAAGACTAAATTCATGCTCACGTGTGGTACATCTATTTTCATTCATTGATCTTTTTTTCTGTAAATGATATTGCAGATTTTGAGGTTTTAAAATGGTTTATCATATGATGGAAGAATTGAGACATGAAACAGATACATGGCTAATTAGAGTGAGATTGACAAGATTGTGAGATGCTGTGAACACAATgactaataaaattattaatcttaATATGATTTTCCTTGATGAAGAGGTCtgtttttgcattttttattaaatatatattatttttcatagaaTTGATTAGTATGAAATTATGCTTCTAATGAAATTATGATTCTATAATGCATGCAAGCATAAGAAAGTCTCAAATCGATTTGTTCCGACCGTTACTTCGTGAAGGATACTTATACATTGTCAACTAATGAAATTAGAGATCTTTACATTTcaagatttcttttttatttcattcatataaatattccgatataataaattttttcctcTTCACAAATATCTATGCATGTTTCCCCTCCtattttttcttggatttcaaTTTGATTTATTGTTATAATCTTTTgagattattatattttaccCGTTTATTTGATGTTTTGTTAGATGCAGTTAATTACTTTGCTCGAATAATTAGTATGTATTTGATATGAATGGTTTTCGAATTTATTGATATCTATAACAATAACATAATTTATCCGATTTATGATAAGTAATATTTATAAGAGACGCATATAACTATTTGCTAAGATTAGTTTTGCAACTAAAAGTTAATTATTTAACTTATGCTTGCACAATGCGAGGGTTTTTAACTagttaaaatacataatagcTTAACAAAAGAGATTGTAGCATAGTAGCATACGTCCTCCCCTAGTAACTAAGAGGTTTCATGTTGGATATCTAGTGGGATTATATATACTCATTATTAgatattaggatttttatttcattgtactaacCCATAAGCCTtcattgaaattgaaaaataaaatatataataacacAGTAGCACATGTCCTCCTCTAGTAACTAAGAGGTTTCATGTTGCATACCCAGTGGTGGACTACTCGTGctcctttattagctattaggatttttatttcattatactaagtTCACAAGCCTccattgtaattgaaaaataaaatatataatagttgAGAGTGTCGTAATGCAATAGCGCGTACCTTCCCCTGTTAACCAGGAGATTACAAGTTCATTTCACATTGTGAAACTCGTTAtgcccctttattttttttcaatgtgtaCCTTAGTATAGATAAGTCAAACGGCTcctaactaattcagttcgagccAAGTCAGCCCATtaagagtaaaactctcacaatcAATGATATTCtcctttattataatatattaggattacgatttctatttcattgtaataGACTTATGAGCCAccttaaaatcgaaaaaaaaaaatacatatgtctatagatatttataatataaaccGGAGCTATGGGGGCTCAGCCAAATGTCCTCGAAATCCTTAGTTCATGAATAGAATTTCTTGCATTCTTgagtttttctattttatattaatataaatcatTGTTGATTatgtaatattaatttaataaatcatgagtataatttttaaaataaaatgaatattctTTATAAGATATATCAATATAGcagaatattttaaaaactttgtTAGTATGTTTTATTGTTTGCATAATGTttgataatcttgaattttgtttgtttgaaATAAAACTTTAATGTCaaatcacataaatattagtattgttgggaattggtgtatgccctagaggcaatctataatcagttctgtaatatgatatctatttcattatattacgaggcatatctgttattgtgtagattgcgctaaatatgattttacacaataatgtccttggaatagtaggttcaataggcatcaagtgtgacttgattgtgagatcctataattaatgaacattattcctaaatgtccatagtcaaagtattatcgttaattaggacaacgataatacggttagactagtgtgagtgttgattgatgaccaagtctcataggtcatggatatggagatatcaaatcacaccacatgtatacattaagagtaatgtgtattggactgacccaccatgagattgctacatggtttgttacgtgattgtcattagcatatctcaaagtgactatagtgtaatggtcctttgacttgaggtcaccatagattcctacatgtaatgtcatatactttgatactgtcaaacgccactgtaacaggatggttataaagacagttattgggtataccacagagcatggagaggaatgtgagtgatcaaatAGAattttgtccctcctacgaaacgggagcgatatctcacggccacttggtggttaagtctaaaagtgtatgcatacccaaatgagtcgatatagcgatatcgagctcatttgttctgatagacttacccagtaaccaagaaagagagatattgagccatacaagatgtcatcgaccatgccttgggctcaatagagatatagaggacaatggattatattacacggtaataaggtcacaaggttcgtcgagaaattgactttcgattacttgagtaacatgatgcattgctagatgccgctcactgtttgtaatattaaatagagatttcgatattactatcacgtaattgggaacctacagggtcacacactacgactaaattgacgagatattttgaaacaataaaaatcgtctaatagagattagatgatttatggtgcgactaattaatcggatatttaatgagattaaatttgtcgattaattagactcgatttattagattaaatggaccaaattgatgcacgattaatacgtgacacatgggccatacatatgtctacatttatacatacacatggctaattaaatgatgccatTTACCTAGACACATGTCATGT is a genomic window containing:
- the LOC116202858 gene encoding trans-resveratrol di-O-methyltransferase-like; the encoded protein is MGSFSSNDGAEKAMPVQLLQAQAHIWKHCYSYVSSMCLKCSLELGIPDAIQSHGGPMTFKQLVEAIPVCPGKARCLYRVMRVLVHWGFFELQIRKRGGAHEDEEAYSLNSASELLLRDNPVNLEPFVRFMLDPVSIKSMDCLSSWFQNDDLSPVETAHGLKAWDLVARNPELGCLFNGAMASDSRLVARVLTDHCKWAFEGLKSLVDVGGGTGETGKAIADAFPHMECTVFDLPHVVAGLQGTRNLKYVGGDMFNEKIPPADAILLKWILHDWTDEESVKILKKCKEAIPRKEEGGKLIIIETVMDDPTVGDENIKETQLLADVVMINVLGFERNKEEWAKLFAHAGFSDYVMRPILGLRSVIEVYP